The sequence ccccccgaccctgctccaCCAGCACCTGCTCAAGCAGATTACGAAAGCAAAAGCTAACCAGCACCACTTGGTCTCGAAGGGGCAAATAGTCACAGCCCCTCCTgacacttggggggaggggaagcagactagtttccccgccccccagaaaaGGAGTGGAACGActccagggtggggagggggagggggagaagagctcCGGGGGGGAGTGTGGagaggggcatggggggggggcagagatgaTCCTGGATTAGGCAGGAGCTGCAGTGTGTGTTGGGACccccccagtcatggcccctcccccaccatagtGTTAACCCCCGGGGGAATGGGGTAGCACTACCCCCCTTAGGCTAGGCACAGGGCAGGGCGGAGCCAGGAGGCACTTAGCGTAGGCCCTACGTAAACATGCCAGGCGCCAGCAGGGACCCCGGCCTGCTGGAGGTGGGGGCAGCTGTGGAGCCCCTCCCCAATAACCATCCCTGAGCAGGgacggggggagggagctggcagaattgggggcagggccatgaTGGGGGGGCATGGATGCCAGGGGGAGacaggggtccctgggggggaaggggaaggagggattgGCCGGGGGGCTGAGAGATGAGACGTGgcgttggggggcagggagacaggACGGGACCCTGGGGAAGGAGACAGGACGGCAGGCTGAGAGACGGGACGTGGGCCCCTGGGggtgcctggggggagggggacaggacaAGGGGGCTGAGAGATGGGACGTGGGCCCCTGGGggtgcctggggggagggggacaggacaAGGGGGCTGAGAGACGGGACGTGGGCCCCTGGGGGTGCCCAGGGGTTGGGGGACAGGACGGGGGGCTGAGAGATGGGATGTAGTGCCCTGGGGGCGTCGGGGGGCAGGGAGACGGGACATGGGCCCCTGGGGGCGTCGGGGGGCAGGGAGACGGGACGTGGGCCCCTGGGGTGCccggggagggggacaggacaggggGGCTGAGAGACGGGACGTGGGCCCCTAGcggggtcagggggcagggagacgGGATGTGGGCCCCTGGGggtgccgggggaggagggggacaggacaggggGGCTGAGAGACGGGACGTGGGCCCCTGGGGGCgtctgggggcagggagacgGGACGTGGGCCCCTGGGGTGCccggggagggggacaggacaggggGGCTGAGAGACGGGACGTGGGcgcctggggaggagggggacaggacaggggggcagggagatgggaCGTGGGCCCCTGGGGgtgcctggggaggagggggacaggacaggggGGCTGAGAGACGGGACGTGGGCCCCTAGcggggtcagggggcagggagatgggaTGTGGGCCCCTGGGGTGCccggggagggggacaggacaggggGGCTGAGAGACGGGACGTGGGCCCCTGGGGGCGTcggggggcagggagatgggaTGTGGGCCCCTGGGGGGCGTCGGGGGGCAGGGAGACGGGACGTGGGCCCCTGGGGTGCccggggagggggacaggacaggggGGCTGAGAGACGGGACGTGGGCCCCTGGGGGCGTCGGGGGGCAGGGAGACGGGACGTGGGCCCCTGGGGTGCccggggagggggacaggacaggggGGCTGAGAGACGGGACGTGGGCCCCTGGGGGcgtcgggggggcagggagatgggacgtgggcccctgggggaggggacaggccgGGCGCCCGCTCACTCCTCGCGGTGCCGCACGAACGGGTTGTCGTCGGCGCCGCCCTGCAGGGCGCAGTACACGTAGACCAGGAAGGCCGCGAGCACCCCGAAGAGCAGCAGCTGAAGCCAGAGAGGCAGGAAGCGCCGGGAGCCTCCCCCTGCGGCCCCGCCCGGCCCCccgcggggcagggggtggatggcgCGGCGCGGCTCCACCCgcatggggggcggggccgggcgagCCTGGCAGACCCGCTGGTAGGAGACGCCGTCCCTGCTcggggggggaaaagaaagggggggggcagcggTTAGTGTTCacagccccccagcacccacagctccccccaTCCTGGCATCGCCCCCACGGCTAGCAGCACCCCCCACAAACCACACCGtccacacatacaccccccccattgccccagcTCAATGCCAGGTAGCACCCCAAGAAGGGGGACCCCCCCAAGGGGTACCCAACCacgccacgccccccccccccacgtccgcAACCCCGTCTCACCTCTCGGTCTCCTCCGACCTGCTCGGGGTGTAGGACGCGGCCTCTCCGATCTGCAAGGAAACGCACCGTCAGCGAGGGGGGGCAGAACCCCCTCTACAGGGGCAGCCCGGTAATGCAGGCCACGCCCTCCCTCGTTTGCATACTCCGGCTCTGCCTAGGGGGTAATTTGTATATCCCCTCTACAGGGACGGTGCTGCAATACAAGCCTTAAACTGGGGTTTCCCCCCCACATCCTGCACACCCAAACTGCCGCCTATTGTTGTGGGGACAGCAGATACTTGGCGAAGACATGAGATACTAAAGGCAAGCGGTCTGGGGGGTAcaaatgggggaagggggcagctcaCCCTAACTTAAACAACAGTGTGGCCAGGATTCCTAGGTACATAGGTGCCTTATGGACCCTCCCTGCAGCTGCACTTTGATACTAGAGTAGAGATACTTGAAGCTAAATTAAGGCCACTTCATTTAACTCCCTTCGAAAGGGGAATAAAAAGGTGTTTTCCCGTCCCTTTACTGCAGCCGCCTCTCCAAGAGATGGCGGCGGCGAAGAATTCTCCTGGAGACTGAGCGGCGTCCGCACCGGAAGTGGGGTCAACCTCACTGCGGGTGTAACATTTCGCACAGCCCCCCACGACGTAACGAGAGTGTTGACGGGCCTGGACCTCACGTTTGAGACCTTGCTCAGAAATAACAAGGGAGGAACTAGAACGGTGGGATTCAATTTTCATTTGTCACCGAGTCGACGGCAAATCCAACGGGAAGGAGTCGATTTTTAGCGGTCGATCCCGGTAAGCCTCAATTTCCCCAGACACACAGAACCAAAAAGAAAATGGGATAATAATAGAAATGGACAGCTGGGAGCGCTCGTTAGAGTGTATTTACGGGGACTTGCTTTCTAGACTTGGATACGGGATGTTGCTGTTTTAACGGGTATGAAGTTTACATTTTTCAATCTCGCTGTCTAGGGTCATCAAATAATTATCGTCTCCCCTCCCCGATCCCTGCCCTTTCCCCCTGTAACTGCCCGCAACTGTGCAAATTTAAATAGactaaaataaaaatgcttaaagcCCCCAATTTAGCTGAGCTGTGACAATGTAGCAGGCGAGTATCTCTAGGTGTGGGGTTGATCCTAGAGTATCCCGCAGAGAGAATTCAGGCTAAATCTCAGGGGCCACGGTCGTTACACTGGGAAAaggtaaatggattaaaaaaaaaaatgcttcaaacCCAGAATTTTGCTCACCTGAGAACATTTCAAcccataaaataaaaaattggaaaaaaaggcTCAAAACCAACCGTTATCTGacgcaatttttaaaatcaatgaaagCTGATTTGTGCCGCGCCTACCTATGGGGGCTGAATTTGGCGGCTAACCTGAGCGGCCGCGGCAAGTGAAAAGGGAACCTCCCGCGTATTGCCGCTTGCGGAGATTTAACTTACGACtttgcagggggcagggggataaATTAGCGGTGCCCACACGCCCCTGGGGGGCGAACGGCGAAACACTGGCTGTGGCTTcacaagcccagccagcccccccagtCCGAGCGACTCTCAAAACTATTGCTGCCCTGGGCTCGGTGTCAGGTTCGGGCCCCTCGACGGTCCACACGCACATGGAGAGGGTTAGAAAACCCTCAGCCCCGGCTACACAGCCCAGCCTcggccgggagccccagggccggcaattgtaaacccaggttccCAATGCAGCGTGATCGCCCGCCCGGGCTTTGCAATGGGGACGCCCAACCGGGCCGACCGCGTCTCCGGGGGAGAGCCCCAGGACTGGTCCCACCGCAGAATCTCCGCCGCACGCTGCCATGGGCTGAAAAACGTCACCCAGCTCGACAGTCAATCGCTTCCGAACCCCGTCCGCAAACAACGGGCGCCGGGCAAGAAATCGACTGTAAATTACCCAGAAAATGGACGGGCtccaaacaattatttttttggtTAGAAAAGagccttttgggggggaaatctcgACTTGTTTAGATGACGACATTATCTCACGAGGCGGAACGGCGGGTCATTTCTGTCTCGATCTCACACAGCCTGTTCAAATAACGTAACCACCGTGAGAGAACAGAAAACGAACCCAAACTGGCAGGGGAACCAAATTCCCAAGCCAAATTTTAGCCCCGAAATAATGAAATTCAGTTTCAAAACAAAGTTTCCTGAAACTCACTTTTGTGGGGttatatttcacacacacacacacacacacacacacacacaccatcctcAATACGTCTTATCACATCACGTACACTAAGAAAGTTCACGCTATCACCAGAACAGTATCTCGGCGATACGTTTCTAGccggtccctgccctgaaccgGCCTCCGGCTCCCGATCACCCTGTTCAAATACGCGCCGCCTCCTTTTGCGAAGCTGAAGTGGGTTTTGCTCTTAGAACAGGAGAACTTTGTCCCGAGTAGAAATGTTCTGCCCAGGACACGCTCGGGGGTACGTGGGAGGCCAGGGGACAGAACAAGCCAAAGAACCGGACTGGGCTTTAGGGCCGGGGAGAGGCTGGTAAATTGTCAAATCATCCATTACGAGGGTCGTTTTGGGAGCTGACCGCGTTGGGGGATGTAACGCCGCCGCACAAGATGGTGTCCCGGAGACGGGCAGTGTTTCTGTCTGTATTAAACTCTCCGGGGCTGCTTCTTTATCTTTCCTACAGGGGCAAACTACCGACGAGAGAATTTATCGACCCGGCCGAAAATCAGCTCCCGGGAAGTTGCATCGGTTTTTAGACAATTTCGCCAAAATTCAGTTCCGGCTCCACTGGGCCCAACATCGCCCGGCAGCAAACGGTTTAAGGTTTGAGTTTTTCAGGCCGGGCCAGCGGCCGAATCCAGGATTGCCCCCCACGGTGCTGGGACGGGGGCAGAGTTGGCGGTTGGAGGTGGTAGGACCAAGCAGGGGGGAGTGAGGGGACTGGAAAGTTGGTAGCGccaaaggggcggggggagagagagacacccgTGCCTTCTAtctttcccaggccaggctgCCCGCACCCCTGAGACGTTATTTGGGAGGTTacatcccacccccacacacacacacccaggggtTGACTTACCGGCTGGCGGGCGGTGGCTTCCCCCAGGGAACCTGGGGCTGCCCCatagagccaggaggaggaggaggaggaagattctTCGTAGGACTCGGTGTCCAtgtctgggggcagagaggagtggggTGAGATGGGGGGCTGGGCAcggctctccccttccccactggaGCTCCACCCctggaactccctgctgcaggaatgTGAACATGGCGCGGGGGATGGGGTGTCAAGCCCAGGCCAAGGGAATCGTACCAGACTCCCCTTCCCGCCTTCGTATTCCCCCCACATCCTCGCTGCTCTGTATCCCCCCCTTGCCACCCCCACCAGAGGAAATGCTGCCCCCCCTACCCGCCCCCCACTCACCATCGCCCAGGTAGCCGGTGCGACCCTCACGACGAGGGAAATCATACAGCTCCCGCGTGTACGTCGTGGTGGGGCTGGagtctggggggcagagagagacggggggggtcagtgggaggcacctccaagccccacccccacagcagaTAGGAACATTCAGACACCTCGGCCACGGTACCCCAAGTCTCGGAAAACtctaccggtgcccctcactcccgacccacagccccctgctcagcccccacaggtgcccctcactcccgacccacagccccctctcaCCATCTGCCCCATAGCGGCGCCGCTCCTCATGCCGGGGGTAGCTGTAAGATTCCCGGATGTAGGTCTCGGTGGTGCCAGgatctggggggcgggagggaagagacacacaggattggggggggggtcagtggctgctgctgctgccccccccctcctggCCCCCCACTCACCTGAgtagcccccagccccccccggggGCGATAGCTTGGTGCGCTGGCTCTCGTATTCGCAGATCTTCCTCTCGTATAGCTTCCGGGTGGATCCTGGGGGGCCGGGAAGGggagacaagggggggggggtcaggtgggcccccatggggccctgcccctccctcacaGATTGCCTCCCCTTGCAGCACCCCAactccccccgcccagcccccctccccagagactcctccccccgcagcaccccAACTTCCCCCCATCCCGATACCCCTCCCCTACAGTGCCccaagtcccccctccccccgaagcaccccaacttccccccactgcccagagacccctccccctACAGCACCCCAagtcccccccgcccagcccccctccccagagacccctccccccgcagcaccccAAGTCCCCCCTCCCGATACCCCTCCCCTACAGCGCCccaagtcccccctccccccgcagcaccccaactcccccccactgcccagaggcccctcccccgcagcgccCCCGTACCCACGACGGGCCCGTGCGGGATGCCGTAGCGCTGCAGCATGGCGATGAGCTCGGTGTCCGTCAGCCCCCGGTACCGCTCCATggcccggccgggggggggggggcagagcccgggggggcgcgggggggtccggggggggggtcggtgccCGCGGTTCCGGCGCGCGGAGCAGGCCCAGGACAGGAGGCGCCAGCAGCGACGGGAAGtgacacgggggggaggggccgggcctggGCAACGCCCCGCCCATCACACCCCGCCCCTGTCAACGCCCCTTCCAGCCTGCCACGCCCCTGGCAACGCCTCTTCCCGCGCGCCCCGCCCATAGCAACGCCCCTTCCAGCGTGCCCCGCCCATAGCAACGGCCCCCCGAGCCTAGCAACGCCCCTTCCAGCGCGCCCCGCCCCTACCAACGCCCCGCCCATCTCGCACGTCCCCTAGCAACGGGCCCCCCCGAGCCTAGCAACGCCCCTTCCAGCGCGCCCCGTCCCTACCAATGCCCCGCCCATCTCTCTCCTGTCCCTCTCGCaacgctcccccccccacccccgcccgggaaactcccccccccccccgagatcccAGCGTGGTGGGGCGCCCGGAAGCCTCGTGCaaccttctgccccccccccggtctgcctcagtttccccacgtggCTAGTAGCTGCCGTGGGGGGCCCGGGGCTGTTCGTGGCTCCGTGAATTcctgctgccccagagctgggggggctgggacccagccaggacgcctgggtcccatctgtgctccgggaggggagtgggtggggtCTCATGGTGgcgggaagggagcggggggagccaggacgcctgggttccctggGCGCTggcagggcgggggctgggagcccggacgcctgggttccctggGCGCTGGGAggacgggggctgggagccaggacgcctgggttccttgGGCGCTggcagggcgggggctgggagcccggacgcctgggttccctggGCGCTggcagggcgggggctgggagccaggacgcctgggttccctggGCGCTggcagggcgggggctgggagccaggacgcctgggttccctggGCGCTggcagggcgggggctgggagccaggacgcctgggttccctggGCGCTGGCAGggcggggactgggagccaggacgcctgggttccctggGCGCTggcagggcgggggctgggagccaggacgcctgggttccctggGCGCTGGGAggacgggggctgggagccaggacgcctgggttccctggGCGCTGGCAGGGCGTTCCCCCCACGCCCCCAAGGGGAAGCAGACTCCGAAAAGAGCCCCGGTGACTCATCGCTTTGCCTGGGGCGGTTTCGGTTTCCCCGGGAACTAGGAAccggcccccgcccccgcagATGGCAAGTGACCGACCCTCAGCCCTCCCTGGCGccgccccagagagctcacacaGCGCCGGGGAGCAGATAAGGAGACACCAACCAGCCGAGAGACGAGCTATCTGCACacaacagaggggaaactgaggcacacagacagGGAGAGGCTTAACTGCAGTCACTTGGTGGGTGAGTGgtgaagaacccaggagtcctggctcccagccccctcccctgccccccgctctaaccactagcccccactcctctcccagagccaggcagagaacccaggagtcctggctcccagcccccactgctctaaccactagcccccactcccctcccagagccggggagagaacccaggagtcctggctcccagccccccccccgctctaaccactagaccccccctttcctcccagagccaggcagagaacctaggagtcctggctccctgctctaccCCTTCCATGGgctccctgtataaacagcccccgcgccccaccccagaggcagccgcatCGCCGGCTTCCGCTCACACGCCTCTTCCTCCCCAGCCATGCTGGCCCCCCAAGATTTCCAAACCTTCGTCTTCTTCGACCTGGAGACCACCGGCCTGCCCCCGGACCGCCCCCGCATCACGGAGCTGTCTCTCTTCGCCCTGCACCGCCGCTCCCTCCTGCAGCGCCCCCCGCAGgacgcccccgccccccggctgccCCGCGTCCTGGACCAGCTCACCCTGTGCATCGACCCCCAACAGCCCTTCACCCCGGAAGCCGCCCGCATCACGGGGCTGAGCCAGCAGGACCTGGAGGAGAACGGGAAGCGGGGCCTGGACCGGGCCGTGGCTCAGGCCCTGGGCGGGTTCCTAGCCCGCCAAGCCCCCCCGCTCTGCCTGGTGGCCCACAACGGTTGGAGCTACGACTTCCCCCTGCTGCGGACGGAGCTGGCGCGCGTCGGGGCCGAGCTGCCCCCCGCCACCGGCTGCCTGGACACACTGCAGGCCATGAAGGAGCTGGGCCTGGGGGGTCAGGGGGGGTACAGCCTGGGGGCGCTCTTCCGGGGGCTCTTCGGGAGGGACCCCGACGGGGCCCACTCGGCCGAGGGAGACGTCCGCACCCTTATTGCCATCTTCCTCGCCAGGGCGCCACAGCTCATGGGCTGGGCGGCGGGGAAGGCCCGGGCCTGGGGGGACGTGACCCCCATGTACCTCCCCACGACGCAGTGAGCGTcttgggctgggaggggagtggggtcggagccaggactcctgggttctctccccggctctgggaggggagggggtctggtggttagagcagtgggggctgggaaccaggacgcctgggttctctctctggctctgggaggggagtggggtctggcgGGTTAGAGTGgggatgtggggctgggagcccagactcctgggttccctgtgGACGCCTCTCTCCGTTCGTCAGATCGTCCAGGGATCTGGGGTTGGGtaatgaaattattttattgAGCAACTGATttgaatggcggggggggggagctccccccCGTGTTTTTCCTGTTAATAAACGCACGCCAGGCTCGGAGCCGCATAATTTGCTGAGTTGAGCCTTTGCGTCAGGTTTGGGGCCCTGGGGGAAATCGGGGTGCAGGTGTCCAGCATGTGACCGTCACCCCAAAAGACTGCAGTTCCCAGGTCCACCAGCAGAGGGCAAAGGGTCCCTGTATtaacagcccctgcaccccaccccagaggcagctgcatctcggCGCTGGGTGAagggtccctgtataaacagcccccaccccagaagcagccgcaccccagccctggaAATCAGACTGGAGAAGCATTGAAAGGTTTTCcctctttctctttttatttgttttttgttacttTTGTTCTCTATATTTTTGGGGGCACGCTGGCGGAATGATGGGGGGGCTTCGCTGGTTTATTAGTGTGTCCTTGTCTTTACTTTGTCGACGTCAGTTTTCTTTTGGCGGAGATGGGAGGAAAAATAAATTTCACGACACAGAGCGAGGGGGCCTGAACGAACGAACCAAAACTCACGAGCACGGCACGACTTGGAGCGCAGACATGGCGTATAGAGAGATCTAGGCAGTGCttccggggggcaggggggcccgGGGACgagggggggctggatgggggggctaagaggggaagggatggagacAGTGGGTGGGGAGAAATAgaagggatgtgtggggatggatgggctagatagatagatagatggggggtggatgaggatagataaaggggggtgtacggggatggatagatagatacggggtgtctggggatagagagatgggggtgtatggggatagatgggggtggatgaggatagataaagggggtgtatggggatggatggatagatagatagagggggtggatgcagATAGATacagggtggatggggatagatgggCAGGTGGGCAGGGAAGAGATCGATGGATTGATGGCTATATAGATAGACTGtccccggacacctgggttctacaccaccttccccacaccccctccagtGGAAATCGGGCTACCATGGGAAGGCCCCAGTCTGCCCCACCACGACTGGTCACTGCGGAAGGGGCATGGATTGGGGGTGACGGGTGCTGATTGGGggtggtgcccctcccccacttcctagAGTCTCCCCTCAGCGTGACATCCCCCCAGCGGGGAATGGGGTGGGTATGGAGGCCCTAAATTACCCCCCAGCACTCCCCACatgcccctcctccatcccctgaCCTGTGTACCCCACTCAGTTCCAGTCCCCCAAACATGCTGGACCCCCCAAATCTCCCCCAAGCTGCTGATCCCCCTGAACCCTGAAATCTCCCCCACAGCCATCAAAAGAGATCTGACCCCTCCCTAaagtggggtgcagggcacaGCTATCTATAGCCAGGaatgggggggtgctggggagtggCAGGTGAGGGGGGCACGGAGTTAGCTGtgctcaggggatggggggggtgagTGGGTTCAGGGAGGGGGGCGCACAACTGGCtagaggggggtgaaagggcaggaggtggggtgctgggggcagggaggtgggggcgcACAACTGTCTGGAGTTGGGGTGCTgcggggaggtgggcagggaagtgggggggcTGCACGGCTATCTAGAGTGGTAttttctcatatatatatatatatatataatatatataaacagCACAAACATCTACATTCATCCTGGggtccccctgccagcccccccacatgaggggacatggggggggggtgggatgggacagGCGTCTTCTCCTCACgacgccccctgctgggggagagacctgggcggggtggagagagagagaaagatggggAGGGGTCATTAATAAGAGCACACACAGCGAGCGCCACATCAtggatcgccccccccccccttcactcacTGGGGCTctatcccggctctgggaggggagcggggtgtagtggtcagagcaggggggtctgggagcccggactcctgggttctctccccagctctggggcggtgggggtgcggtgggggtgcAGTGGGTCAGACCCAGTTCCCGCTATGAAATACAGGATGCTAAAGCAATTATAAGGCAACCCCCCATCCGGCGTGCCATTTCCCTTCCTCGGGGGGGTCCATCTGGGTCCAGACTGAGTCTGCTaacccctcccgcactctgcagCGG comes from Emys orbicularis isolate rEmyOrb1 chromosome 21 unlocalized genomic scaffold, rEmyOrb1.hap1 SUPER_21_unloc_2, whole genome shotgun sequence and encodes:
- the EMD gene encoding emerin, which translates into the protein MERYRGLTDTELIAMLQRYGIPHGPVVGSTRKLYERKICEYESQRTKLSPPGGAGGYSDPGTTETYIRESYSYPRHEERRRYGADDSSPTTTYTRELYDFPRREGRTGYLGDDMDTESYEESSSSSSSWLYGAAPGSLGEATARQPIGEAASYTPSRSEETERDGVSYQRVCQARPAPPPMRVEPRRAIHPLPRGGPGGAAGGGSRRFLPLWLQLLLFGVLAAFLVYVYCALQGGADDNPFVRHREE
- the TREX2 gene encoding three prime repair exonuclease 2 translates to MLAPQDFQTFVFFDLETTGLPPDRPRITELSLFALHRRSLLQRPPQDAPAPRLPRVLDQLTLCIDPQQPFTPEAARITGLSQQDLEENGKRGLDRAVAQALGGFLARQAPPLCLVAHNGWSYDFPLLRTELARVGAELPPATGCLDTLQAMKELGLGGQGGYSLGALFRGLFGRDPDGAHSAEGDVRTLIAIFLARAPQLMGWAAGKARAWGDVTPMYLPTTQ